A single region of the Triticum dicoccoides isolate Atlit2015 ecotype Zavitan chromosome 2B, WEW_v2.0, whole genome shotgun sequence genome encodes:
- the LOC119362609 gene encoding RNA pseudouridine synthase 6, chloroplastic-like has product MTKPAASLASLLPQLWHRSLPPPPLLPRALYSSSPLLTTHRRTPRHRVRVSPTTHLDAAAAARATRAADPVEALTATSYPAYDRLLPCPSKDDPPRIEHLVAREDEVAGDFISRSLNLPPMYVADLIKFGAVYYALVAPQPPPYAAPEHVRIFREVTEPSLLRGRASIKGKTVREAQKTFRVTDPSQRLEAGTYIRVHVHPKRFPRCYEIDWKSRVVATTDDFVVLNKPAATSVGGATDNIEESCVVFTSRALGLESPLMTTHQIDNCSEGCVVLSKTKEFCSVFHGLIREKQVKKVYLALTTEPVSPGIITHYMRPLNRAPRLVSEDHIERWHLCQMEILDCKKVPWPKPLITKVHKVDNCGWPKQEAAYECKINLMTGKTHQIRAQLAAIGAPILGDSAYMTGAIAAMANPSINPYGRVSLNYSSEEEKAAAVEAWVACHGKEPKSVIGLQASEISWDHEGEHHYYKAGVPWWRQDAVESDLV; this is encoded by the exons aTGACGAAGCCCGCGGCGTCCTTggcctccctcctcccgcagctatGGCACCGGTccttgccgccgccgcccctcctcccgCGCGCCCTCTACTCCTCTTCCCCGCTCCTCACCACCCACCGCCGCACCCCACGCCACCGCGTCCGCGTCTCCCCCACCACgcacctcgacgccgccgccgccgccagggcaACCAGAGCCGCTGACCCCGTAGAGGCCCTAACAGCCACCTC GTACCCAGCGTACGACAGGCTTCTGCCCTGCCCGTCGAAGGACGACCCTCCGAGGATCGAGCACCTCGTCGCCCGGGAAGACGAGGTCGCCGGCGATTTCATCTCCAGGTCCCTCAACCTCCCCCCTAT GTACGTTGCAGATCTCATCAAGTTCGGGGCCGTGTACTACGCTCTTGTTGCGCCGCAGCCGCCTCCGTACGCCGCTCCGGAGCATGTGAGGATCTTCAGAGAGGTGACAGAGCCTTCGCTCCTTCGCGGGAGGGCGTCCATTAAAGGGAAGACCGTCAGGGAGGCGCAGAAGACGTTCCGGGTGACTGACCCCAGCCAGCGCCTTGAGGCCGGCACTTATATAAGGGTTCATGTGCATCCCAAACGGTTCCCCAG GTGCTATGAAATTGACTGGAAATCCAGGGTAGTGGCGACCACTGATGACTTTGTTGTCCTCAATAAGCCAGCTGCAACATCA GTAGGAGGAGCAACTGATAATATTGAGGAATCCTGCGTGGTTTTTACTTCACGTGCATTAGGATTGGAGAGCCCTTTAATGACAACTCATCAGATTGACAACTGTTCTGAGGGCTG TGTGGTATTGTCTAAAACCAAGGAATTCTGCTCAGTTTTCCATGGATTGATAAGG GAAAAACAGGTTAAAAAAGTTTATCTTGCGCTTACAACAGAACCTGTCTCTCCAGGAATAATTACTCATTACATGCGTCCCCTTAATCGTGCTCCCAGACTTGTTTCAGAAG ATCATATTGAAAGATGGCATCTCTGTCAAATGGAGATATTAGACTGTAAAAAGGTTCCATGGCCAAAACCATTGATAACAAAAGTCCACAAAGTGGACAACTGTGGCTGGCCCAAACAGGAAGCTGCCTATGAATGTAAAATCAATCTCATGACAGGGAAAACTCATCAG ATTAGGGCACAGCTGGCTGCTATAGGCGCTCCGATCCTAGGGGATTCTGCATACATGACCGGAGCGATCGCAGCAATGGCTAACCCAAGCATAAACCCGTATGGCAGGGTGAGCCTGAATTACAGCAGTGAAGAGGAAAAAGCTGCTGCTGTTGAAGCATGGGTTGCTTGCCATGGCAAGGAACCAAAATCCGTAATTGGCCTGCAAGCATCTGAGATCTCGTGGGATCATGAAGGTGAGCACCACTATTACAAGGCTGGGGTCCCTTGGTGGCGGCAAGACGCGGTGGAGTCCGACCTGGTTTGA